The segment TTAATGCTCCAACTACCCCAGAAATAATACCGATAAAGGCATTATCAATTTTTCCAAATGCAGCATTCACGGCTTCAGGTGCAATCCCTTTTAAGTTTGCAACGGAACCCACAGAGAGTAATGTGGTAATCATTAAGAAACCAACAAGACCACTTAAGGAAGCAGCCCCATCTTTATCATTTGATAATCCATAAGCAATCCCTACCGCAAAGATAATTGGTAGTTTTTCAATGATTGCTTTACCCGATCCAATTAAGAAAGCGGCAAGAACACTGTTAGCTCCCCATCCAACAGGGTCAATCCAATAACCAATACCCATTAATAAACTTGCAGCCGGTAATACCGCTACTGGAAGCATTAGGGCACGGCCTAATTTCTGTAAATGTTTCATCATATAAGTCACTTCTCCTTTTCTATATGATTTAGAAATTGTTGCTTGAAGATATAAAAAGACCTACAAAAATAGCGTATCGCCATATTTGTAGGTCTTGCCTTCTTCAGTAACAATCCTATCTTACAAGCACATATTAGCACGAGGTGTAACCGCTGTCAATAAAAAGTGAAAGAAATGTGTGTCTTTATGTGATAAGTGGTAAATGAGGATATGATGAGACATTTATGGAATCCGTCGATTTAAATTCGGCGTGTGGTACTCTAAGGGTATCAACGCATATTTCGACACTATCCCCACAATATCGGTTATTACCGACAAATAAGTGTCGAACCATGCGTTCAGTGTTAGAACATCATGGATTTTAAGTGTTTTTGTCGAAGAATGATGAAACTAAAGACGAAATCTCATCCCCTTCGTACAATAGAGACAGTTAAAGTCACCATTGAAAAAGAAGGAGTATCTATGAATACAAAAGAACAAATTTATCAGTATCTTGTTTTCGAAACACAAATTCTACTCGATCATGACTTTTCCTTACTCACAACCGCAGTGATTTCAGAATCGTTACACTTAAGCCGTTCCTGAGTATCGCAATACTTAAATGAATTGTTTCAGGAAGGGCTCTTAATTAAGGTATCGTCACGACCGGTGTATTACTTTGATAAACACGAATTTGAGAAGCGCTATCGTGTTCAAAATGTATCGCGTGAGTATTTAAGTGTTAAAGCGCTCATGGATGAAATACAGAGTTCGGAAGGGTATGATTCCTTCCAAGATTTAATTGGTTTTGATGGATCATTAAGTCACATCGTTCAACAAATTAAGTCAGCCCTGCTTTATCCAGGCCGTGGATTGCCGATTGTATTGTTTGGAAAACGCGGAAGTGGTAAGACGTATTTATCGCGTATGATTCATAAATTTTGTGTGGAACATGACTTAATTCAAACAGGACAAAGCGTTTACCATCTAAAATTTACTGATCCGCAATGTGATTATGAACGCCTGCTTTTTGGGGATGAAACACAAAGTGGTTTGTTGGAACAAAAAGAAATTGGTGTGCTCTATCTTGAACATGCAGATCGAATGCGTCCAGACATCCAATACCAAGTATCCAATGTCATTAAAGATGGCTATTACACCAAAAACCACAAGGTTGTGAAGGTTCATTGTCGCTTGGTTTTTGGAACCTCTTATAATCCGGAAGATGCCTTTGATTATTCGTTACTTCAAAGTCTTCCAATTATATGTAAGATTCCGCACTTTGATCAACGTGGAACTCAGGAAAAGGAACACTTCATCCTGAAATTCTTTAAGCAAGAACAACAAAAACTCGGCTTAAAAATATTTATTTCATACAAGCTGTTAGAAGCATTGCTTCAACTCAAATTTGATGAAGACATTCATGAGTTAAAAAAATGCATCACGCGCATCTGCGCAACAGCCCTGGAATCAGCGCAACAAGGTGTCATGCATTGTCACTTATATCATTTACCAGAAGATAAATTGAACTACAGCATCTCAAATGAACAAGATATGAAGCAGCTTATTGAAATTGATACGTATGTCATTCATGAATCAACGGATAAGATCGTGCATTTATTTAAAAATATCTTAAAAGCGTTTAACGGTTTCCAAAGCAATCAGCTATCGTATCGTGAGATGTTAGAACAAGATTTTGAGTCCATGCGTAATTATTATGATTTGATGATTTTTGATCAATCGTATAGCCTTCAAAAAGTATATGGACTTGAGAAAATTATTGATGATGTGCTTGAAGATGTGAAACAAAAAAACAAAATCAACATTCCCAGCAATTGCAGTTTTGTCTTATCACGGGTTTTGTTGTCAACATCACATGAAAAAATAAAACTTGATCGATGGACGTATAAACATCGTAACGATATCAATGCTTTATTAGAGTTCCTAAAAGAAGAAATGTATGACATTTTCATGATTTCAAATGAGATTTCAAAGATGGTATACCAAGCTTTAGAGTTAAAGCTTAATGATTTCAATCTAATCTTTCTAATCCTAAATATTTATTTCTATAACGACAACATTAAACACAAAGATACGGCAGCCGTGATTGTATCACATGGATACTCGACGGCAAGCAGTATTGCGGATGCTGCCAATCAATTGTTAGAGGAACATATCTTTGATGCCTTTGATATGCCACTGGATAGTAGCAGTGAAGAAATCATTATGAAGGTGAATGACTATATCGCCTTAAATCCGTATTACAAGAATTTGATTTTATTGGTCGATATGGGATCGTTGGAATTAATTGGGGATCGCATTCTTAAAGATTTAAATGTTGGTGTCATTAATAATAGTTCAACGGCAATTGCCTTGCATATTGGTTCAATGGTTCGTCAAGAATATCCACTGGAAGAAATCTTAGCGAAAGCTTCGAAACAAGCCGTAACCAAGTATAAAATCTTGAATCGTGCAGAGAAAACAAAAGCCATGGTCTTTGTAAGTGATGCAACGGTATCCGTTGCAGATCGGAGGGTCAACCTCTTTAAACAGTCCTTGCCTAAATCCATTGATCTTCGTTTTATTCGGTATGACTTTAAAGAATTATTAACAAATGGTTTAAAGGATCCTTTATTTGATAAGTTTGAAGTGATGTTGATGGTGAAACCACACTCATTACCGCTGGATTCGATTCGCAGTGTAAGTTTGGAGGATATTGTCAGTTTTAAAGATATTTCCATTGTGGATAAGGCCTTGGAAGATTATCTGGATGCAGATGAGATTGAGGTGTTTAACCGGAATCTGCTTAAAAACTTTTCACTTCAAAATGTGATGCAGAATCTAACCATTTTAAATGCAAACAAACTTTTGAACTTTGTCAGTGATTCCACATCTCATTTAGAACGCAAGATGCAAAAGACATTCCAAAGTAAGACGATTGTCGGTATTTATATTCATGTCTGCTTTTTGATCGAACGTCTGGTAACTAAAACAGCTATTGACGACTATAAGGACGTGAAACGCTTTGAACATGACCACCAAGCCTTTATTCGTGATGTGAATGATAGTTTTGGCCCTATGCTCGAACATTATAATGTCATGTTCCCGGTATCAGAGATTGCACTCCTTTATGACTATATTGAAAATGATAAAAATAGAGAGCATGGAGAGGATGATTCATTTTGAAACTATCAGCAATGAACAGTCACTATCGATATTATAGTTTGAATACATTTTTTAAAACCATTTCAAGTCTAGGCTTTGATGCATGTGAGATATGGACCAGTCCACATCACTTCTTTGTCGATTACCAACAGTATGATGATCCTTTTGCACTTAAAACCCATGCAGAGCATTTTGGGTTAGAGATTATCGCAATCTGTCCAGAACAGACAAATCCAAAGCCCCATAACATGGCGACAGGATCTCTTGAACAACAAAATCGTGTGTATGCTTACTTCCGTAATATGATTGATATTGCGCATACAGTCGGTGCGAAACTGGTGGTAGTAACAAGTGGTTGGGCATTTTATGACGAACCCCTAGAAGCAGCCTATCAACGCAGTGTCGCAATGATGCGAAGATTGTGTATTTATGCGCAAGATAAAGGAATTCTTCTTGCCATTGAGGCATTACAGCCTTATGAATCACGCTTGGTGAATACCGTTCAAGATTTGAAAGCATATCAAGATGCTGTGGCGTGTGCAAACTTAAAAATTTGTCTGGACCTTGGGGCAATGACCCAGGCTGAAGAAACAATTGATGATTACTTTAATGTTTTTAAAGAAGATATTGTTCATGTGCATTTTGTGGATTCAGGACATTGTGCATGGGGGGATGGACAACGAAACATGCAGGAAGATCTTACAAAATTTAATCAATATAAGTATCAAGGTTATTATTCGCTGGAAACAGCCAAACAATGTTATGAAACAAAACCAGGTGATGCGGATTTACAAAGTTTAACGAAATATAAAGAACAGGGAGGGATCTAAATGAAACACTATATTATCGCAAGTCATAAACACCTGGCCGAAGGATTCTACAGTGCCGTCAAAGCCATTGTCGGAGATGTGGATTCCGTTCATATTATTTCCGCCTACGTTGATCATCATGATCTCACACAAGAAATTATGATGTGCTTCGAGGGAATCCCCCTTGAAGATGATTTGGTGGTCATGACGGATATTTATGGCGGAAGTGTCAATACAGAGTTTGTGAAGTTATTGGGGAGCCGTGATTTCCATCTCATTGCCGGCGTTAACCTAGCGCTTATTATTTCAATCATGGTTGAAATTCAAGGCCCCATAACGCGTGAAGAACTTATAGAAAAGATCGAAGAGTGTCGTATGTCATTACGATATTGTAATGACGGTCTTGTTGGAATGGACGTCGAAGAAGAATTTTAGGAGGAACTTATGATTGTATTATGTCGTGTTGACCATCGTCTCTTACATGGACAAGTTGCATTCTCTTGGACCAATGCCCTTGGTGCAGACTGTATCTTGATTGCAGATGATGATGTCGTTTCCGATGATATTTGGAAGACCACATTGAAACTGGCAAAACCAGCCAATGTTAAGTTAGTCATAAAGAATGTTGAAGATGCAATAAACGCATTAAACAGTGGCGTTACAGATAAGTATCAGCTGTTAATTGTCGTACGGACCATTGACGTTGCGTATAAGCTTGCGCAAGCATGTCCACAGATTCAATCCATTAACCTTGGTGGAACGAAAAAAGAAGGTGATGATGAACAAATCAGTAAAGCCATCTTTGTCAGTGAAACCGATAAGAAATTGTTGAAGGAATTAATGGATGCTGGAAAAGAAGTAGAAATACGGATGTTATCCACGACTCAAAGCAGGTAGTAAAACTATAAAAGGAGGAAGAATTCATGTTACAAGCAATATTGATTGGTTTAGTAGCGGCATTGGGTGTCTTCGGGGATCAACTGGGATCACTGTATATTAATCGCCCAATTATTCTTGGACCCATTGTTGGACTTATCTTAGGAGATGTTCAACAAGGTGTTATTATTGGTGCTACTTTAGAATTATTCTTTATGGGGGCCGTGTCAATTGGTGCCTATATTCCACCGAATGTAATTGTTGGTGGGACACTGGCTACAGCGTTTGCAATCTCGATGGGATCTGGAACCGAAGCAGCGATTGCGCTTGCTATGCCACTTGCATTAATCTCACTTGCAATTGGAAATATCTTTAACGTTGTCAATTCCTTTATCCTACGCATTGCTGATAAATCGGCAGAGGCAGGTAGTGTTGGTGGTATTAAAACAGCACACTGGAGTATTGGGATGATTACAGTGGTCCGTCGTTTCTTGTTAGTATGCCTAGGATTTTACTTCGGTGCTGAAGCAATGTCTAATGTTATTGCAGCAATACCAGAACAAATTATTGCCGGTATGGATGCAGCTGCGGGACTTCTTCCTGCGCTTGGATTTGCGATGTTAATGCGTATGATTTTAAACAAGAAACTTGTACCATTTTATTTCTTAGGATTTGTTTTATCTGCTTATCTCAATGTACCGGTATTAGGGATTGCGATTATCGGTGTCATTATTGTAATTGAAAAATTTGACTTCTTAGGGGGCTTTAGACAAGCACCGGCAGGATTAAATGTGGAGGACGATGATGATGACTTCTAACAACAGTGTAATTACCAAACAAGACATTACCAAGATGGCCTTCAATGCTGGAAGTTTAGGCATGGAGTTTTCTTGGAACTATGAACGTCAGATGCATCTTGCATTTGGCATGATGATGGATCCAACCCTTAAAAAAATTTATAAGGATGATCAAGAAGGGTATGCGGAAGCGTTACAACGTCATATTGAATTCTTTAATATTACACCCCAATTAGCACCATTTGTTGGTGGTATTGTGTGCTCGATGGAAGAGAAACATAAAGATGGAGAGGTCGATGCAACGGCGATTAGTGCGATGAAAACGGCGTTAATGGGACCCTTATCTGGAATTGGAGACTCGATCTTTGTAGGGTGTATTCGAGTTATTGCATTAGGTGTTGGTTTATCACTTGCGATTAGTGGGAATATCCTTGGACCCATCGCTTACTTTTTAATCTATAACATTCCTGCTTTCTTAGCACGTTATTTTGGAGCACATCTCGGTTACAATATTGGTTTTAATTATCTTGAGAAAATGCAACAAAGTGGTGTGATGGATAAAGTTCTTGCGGCAGCAGGTATCTTAGGGATCATGGTTATTGGTGGTATGTCGAAAGAAATGGTTTATACAGGATTGGCCTTACAAATTGGTACCGGAGAAACGGCACAACCCTTCCAAGAAATATTGGATGGGATTATACCAGGACTTGTCGGTCTAGGAACAACATGGCTTTATTATTGGTTACTTAAGAAAAAAGTAAATCCCCTTATTCTTATTGTTGGGACGATGGTAGTAGGTATTGCTGGTGTTTATTTAGGAATCTTTGGATAG is part of the Erysipelothrix piscisicarius genome and harbors:
- a CDS encoding PTS mannose/fructose/sorbose/N-acetylgalactosamine transporter subunit IIC, yielding MLQAILIGLVAALGVFGDQLGSLYINRPIILGPIVGLILGDVQQGVIIGATLELFFMGAVSIGAYIPPNVIVGGTLATAFAISMGSGTEAAIALAMPLALISLAIGNIFNVVNSFILRIADKSAEAGSVGGIKTAHWSIGMITVVRRFLLVCLGFYFGAEAMSNVIAAIPEQIIAGMDAAAGLLPALGFAMLMRMILNKKLVPFYFLGFVLSAYLNVPVLGIAIIGVIIVIEKFDFLGGFRQAPAGLNVEDDDDDF
- a CDS encoding sigma 54-interacting transcriptional regulator gives rise to the protein MYYFDKHEFEKRYRVQNVSREYLSVKALMDEIQSSEGYDSFQDLIGFDGSLSHIVQQIKSALLYPGRGLPIVLFGKRGSGKTYLSRMIHKFCVEHDLIQTGQSVYHLKFTDPQCDYERLLFGDETQSGLLEQKEIGVLYLEHADRMRPDIQYQVSNVIKDGYYTKNHKVVKVHCRLVFGTSYNPEDAFDYSLLQSLPIICKIPHFDQRGTQEKEHFILKFFKQEQQKLGLKIFISYKLLEALLQLKFDEDIHELKKCITRICATALESAQQGVMHCHLYHLPEDKLNYSISNEQDMKQLIEIDTYVIHESTDKIVHLFKNILKAFNGFQSNQLSYREMLEQDFESMRNYYDLMIFDQSYSLQKVYGLEKIIDDVLEDVKQKNKINIPSNCSFVLSRVLLSTSHEKIKLDRWTYKHRNDINALLEFLKEEMYDIFMISNEISKMVYQALELKLNDFNLIFLILNIYFYNDNIKHKDTAAVIVSHGYSTASSIADAANQLLEEHIFDAFDMPLDSSSEEIIMKVNDYIALNPYYKNLILLVDMGSLELIGDRILKDLNVGVINNSSTAIALHIGSMVRQEYPLEEILAKASKQAVTKYKILNRAEKTKAMVFVSDATVSVADRRVNLFKQSLPKSIDLRFIRYDFKELLTNGLKDPLFDKFEVMLMVKPHSLPLDSIRSVSLEDIVSFKDISIVDKALEDYLDADEIEVFNRNLLKNFSLQNVMQNLTILNANKLLNFVSDSTSHLERKMQKTFQSKTIVGIYIHVCFLIERLVTKTAIDDYKDVKRFEHDHQAFIRDVNDSFGPMLEHYNVMFPVSEIALLYDYIENDKNREHGEDDSF
- a CDS encoding PTS sugar transporter subunit IIB, which gives rise to MIVLCRVDHRLLHGQVAFSWTNALGADCILIADDDVVSDDIWKTTLKLAKPANVKLVIKNVEDAINALNSGVTDKYQLLIVVRTIDVAYKLAQACPQIQSINLGGTKKEGDDEQISKAIFVSETDKKLLKELMDAGKEVEIRMLSTTQSR
- a CDS encoding PTS sugar transporter subunit IIA, yielding MKHYIIASHKHLAEGFYSAVKAIVGDVDSVHIISAYVDHHDLTQEIMMCFEGIPLEDDLVVMTDIYGGSVNTEFVKLLGSRDFHLIAGVNLALIISIMVEIQGPITREELIEKIEECRMSLRYCNDGLVGMDVEEEF
- a CDS encoding sugar phosphate isomerase/epimerase family protein, with amino-acid sequence MKLSAMNSHYRYYSLNTFFKTISSLGFDACEIWTSPHHFFVDYQQYDDPFALKTHAEHFGLEIIAICPEQTNPKPHNMATGSLEQQNRVYAYFRNMIDIAHTVGAKLVVVTSGWAFYDEPLEAAYQRSVAMMRRLCIYAQDKGILLAIEALQPYESRLVNTVQDLKAYQDAVACANLKICLDLGAMTQAEETIDDYFNVFKEDIVHVHFVDSGHCAWGDGQRNMQEDLTKFNQYKYQGYYSLETAKQCYETKPGDADLQSLTKYKEQGGI
- a CDS encoding PTS system mannose/fructose/sorbose family transporter subunit IID yields the protein MMTSNNSVITKQDITKMAFNAGSLGMEFSWNYERQMHLAFGMMMDPTLKKIYKDDQEGYAEALQRHIEFFNITPQLAPFVGGIVCSMEEKHKDGEVDATAISAMKTALMGPLSGIGDSIFVGCIRVIALGVGLSLAISGNILGPIAYFLIYNIPAFLARYFGAHLGYNIGFNYLEKMQQSGVMDKVLAAAGILGIMVIGGMSKEMVYTGLALQIGTGETAQPFQEILDGIIPGLVGLGTTWLYYWLLKKKVNPLILIVGTMVVGIAGVYLGIFG